One window of Quercus robur chromosome 5, dhQueRobu3.1, whole genome shotgun sequence genomic DNA carries:
- the LOC126728298 gene encoding uncharacterized protein LOC126728298 — translation MEHPVDELVEAKVKDIEPLEVLDLEVVEVDDLVDYNGHASYYEDEVDYDGDDSDHYYDHATYEDDDHYNYDFHDNDDEFGHDNEEYENDNQDDPIEVDTKQFYSRRAAKEPVIEDQQKDPVNDPKDESSDTRGSDLEEESEELHSFDESSFDSAHGDDESDDDHPTAAEIDNSVRRIIYTIT, via the exons ATGGAGCATCCAGTAGATGAGCTTGTGGAGGCAAAGGTAAAGGATATTGAGCCATTAGAG GTTTTAGACCTTGAAGTTGTTGAAGTTGATGACCTAGTGGATTATAATGGTCATGCTAGCTATTATGAAGATGAGGTTGATTATGATGGTGATGATAGTGATCATTATTATGATCATGCTACTTATGAAGATGATGATCATTATAATTATGATTTtcatgataatgatgatgagttTGG ACATGATAATGAGGAGTATGAAAATGATAACCAGGATGATCCTATTGAGGTAGATACTAAACAATTCTATTCTAGGAGGGCTGCTAAAGAACCAGTCATTGAGGACCAACAAAAGGATCCAGTTAATGACCCAAAGGACGAGAGTAGTGACACTAGGGGAAGTGACCTAGAAGAGGAA AGTGAGGAGTTGCATAGTTTTGATGAATCATCATTTGACAGTGCTCATGGTGATGATGAAAGTGATGATGACCATCCTACTGCTGCTGAGATAGACAACTCTGTTAGGAGAATAATCTATACAATAACTTGA